One stretch of Segatella copri DNA includes these proteins:
- a CDS encoding GSCFA domain-containing protein has product MLFRTEIDIPKADFEIGAAERMLFVGSCFADNLGRRFVENRFRATVNPFGVMYNPASILHTVEKCSEVRPRVAVFTLGTNHVYILKETGEIVDNCQKRPQRLFEERELSVDECAGYLQKAINLLKSQTAASDGSEGSLKVIITVSPIRYAKYGYPGSQLSKATLLLAADKLVKENPGVVSYFPAYEIMNDELRDYRFYKEDMLHPSEQAVEYIWERFRATYFGKAAEQFLEDWRPIREALGHKPFHPESEEHQKFIARTEEKKRQFEEKYHLL; this is encoded by the coding sequence ATGCTGTTTCGCACAGAAATAGATATTCCGAAGGCCGACTTCGAGATAGGGGCGGCAGAGCGGATGCTCTTTGTGGGCAGTTGCTTTGCCGACAATCTGGGTAGGCGGTTTGTGGAGAACCGCTTCCGGGCTACGGTGAATCCCTTCGGGGTGATGTATAATCCGGCAAGCATTCTCCATACGGTAGAGAAATGTTCCGAGGTCCGTCCCCGTGTGGCTGTCTTTACGCTGGGTACCAACCATGTGTATATCCTGAAGGAGACAGGCGAGATAGTGGACAACTGCCAGAAGCGCCCGCAGCGCCTCTTCGAAGAGCGGGAACTGAGCGTGGACGAATGTGCCGGCTATCTGCAGAAGGCTATCAATCTGCTGAAATCGCAGACCGCAGCATCTGATGGCAGTGAAGGCTCGCTGAAGGTCATCATCACGGTAAGTCCTATCCGCTATGCCAAATACGGCTATCCCGGGAGTCAGCTTTCGAAGGCTACGCTCCTGCTGGCAGCCGATAAGCTGGTGAAGGAGAATCCCGGAGTGGTGAGCTATTTCCCGGCTTACGAGATCATGAACGATGAACTCCGTGACTACCGCTTCTACAAGGAAGACATGCTGCACCCGAGCGAACAGGCTGTGGAATATATCTGGGAGCGGTTCCGGGCAACTTACTTCGGCAAGGCAGCGGAGCAGTTTCTGGAAGACTGGAGGCCTATCCGCGAAGCACTCGGCCACAAGCCCTTCCATCCCGAGAGCGAGGAACATCAGAAGTTCATCGCCAGGACGGAAGAGAAGAAAAGACAATTTGAGGAGAAATATCATCTCTTATAA
- a CDS encoding MFS transporter, protein MSPITTSKMSNFRWVICALLFIATTVNYMDRQVLSLTWKDFIAPEFHWTDDHYGTITGLFSIFYAIANLFAGKFVDWMGTKKGYLIAIFVWSTGAVMHAGCGWVAMQMEGYDSIEALRIVQAGSDAAVAIATISVWLFLSCRLILAVGEAGNFPAAIKVTAEYFPKKDRAFSTAIFNSGASVGALAAPATIPLLARSMGWEWAFIIIGVLGYIWMGLWVWLYDKPSESKHVNKAELTYIEQDEDLEKVEAEKETETAAEEKTIGFLKCFSYRQTWSFIVGKLMTDGVWWFFLFWAPAYFSDQYGYSSDSGMGIALIFTLYAIVTVLSIGGGYLPTYFVDKKGMNPYIGRMRAMLIFACFPLLGLIAQPMGAYSAWWPAIIIGLLGAGHQAWSANLYSTIGDMFPKSTVATITGIGAMAGGIGSFLINKGSGMLFTYAEGQGSAFSFMGFDGKPGAYMIVFCICSVAYLVGWCIMKALVPKYKPIVVE, encoded by the coding sequence ATGAGTCCTATTACAACAAGCAAAATGTCCAACTTCCGTTGGGTAATCTGTGCGCTGCTCTTCATCGCAACCACAGTCAATTACATGGACCGTCAGGTTCTCTCTTTAACATGGAAAGACTTTATTGCTCCAGAATTCCACTGGACAGATGATCACTATGGTACCATCACCGGTCTTTTCTCAATCTTCTATGCCATCGCCAACCTCTTCGCAGGTAAGTTCGTTGACTGGATGGGCACCAAGAAAGGTTATCTCATCGCTATCTTCGTATGGTCAACAGGTGCTGTGATGCACGCCGGTTGCGGTTGGGTAGCTATGCAGATGGAAGGATATGATTCTATCGAGGCGCTTCGCATTGTGCAGGCTGGTAGTGATGCAGCCGTAGCGATTGCTACAATCAGTGTATGGCTGTTCCTCTCTTGCCGTTTGATTCTTGCTGTGGGTGAGGCTGGTAACTTCCCTGCAGCCATCAAGGTAACAGCAGAGTATTTCCCTAAGAAAGACCGTGCTTTCTCTACCGCTATCTTCAATAGTGGTGCTTCTGTAGGTGCTTTGGCAGCTCCAGCTACCATTCCATTGTTGGCTCGCAGCATGGGCTGGGAGTGGGCTTTCATCATCATCGGTGTGCTCGGTTATATATGGATGGGCCTCTGGGTATGGCTCTATGACAAACCATCTGAGAGCAAGCATGTAAACAAGGCTGAGCTTACTTATATTGAGCAGGATGAGGACCTCGAAAAGGTTGAGGCTGAGAAAGAGACAGAAACTGCCGCTGAGGAGAAAACTATCGGCTTCCTGAAGTGCTTCAGCTACCGTCAGACCTGGTCATTCATCGTAGGTAAGTTGATGACTGATGGTGTTTGGTGGTTCTTCCTTTTCTGGGCACCAGCTTATTTCTCTGACCAGTATGGTTATTCTTCAGATTCTGGTATGGGTATCGCCCTCATCTTCACTCTCTATGCTATTGTAACCGTATTGAGTATTGGTGGTGGTTACTTGCCAACCTACTTTGTAGACAAGAAGGGTATGAATCCATATATCGGTAGAATGCGTGCGATGTTGATATTCGCTTGCTTCCCATTGCTCGGTCTGATAGCCCAGCCTATGGGTGCGTACAGTGCATGGTGGCCAGCTATCATCATCGGTTTGCTCGGTGCAGGTCATCAGGCTTGGTCTGCTAACCTCTATTCTACCATCGGTGATATGTTCCCTAAGTCAACTGTAGCTACCATCACCGGTATTGGTGCAATGGCAGGTGGTATCGGTTCCTTCCTGATTAACAAGGGCTCCGGTATGCTCTTCACCTATGCAGAGGGTCAGGGTTCTGCCTTCAGTTTCATGGGCTTCGATGGCAAGCCAGGTGCCTACATGATTGTATTCTGCATCTGTAGTGTTGCTTACCTCGTAGGCTGGTGCATCATGAAGGCATTGGTTCCTAAGTACAAGCCAATCGTTGTAGAATAA
- the kduI gene encoding 5-dehydro-4-deoxy-D-glucuronate isomerase: MKKLTLILAAMVLTASQAFGQCGKCGYEVKAENTYTNYNVRYASNPMDAKHYTTDRLRGEFAIEKVFAPGEVNWTYTMFDRFLIGGAEPTTAPLKLTSIAPLYTDKPNDQKNLLDNRELGIINIGGEGTVTVDGKKYTLGFQEALYVGRGAKNIEVSSKNAAKPAKFYMNSACAHQTYPTKKVTLKDANNIKAGSLKESNDRVIHQLIIDGVAGVRTCQLQMGVTELKEGSVWNTMPAHTHLRRMETYLYYNVPEGQKILHVMGEPQETRPIWLNNEQAVISPEWSIHCAAGTSNYTFIWGMAGENLIYNDMQVVKIPTLE, translated from the coding sequence ATGAAGAAATTAACATTAATATTAGCAGCAATGGTATTAACAGCAAGTCAGGCTTTTGGCCAGTGTGGAAAATGTGGTTATGAAGTGAAGGCAGAAAATACCTACACTAACTACAACGTTCGTTATGCAAGCAATCCGATGGATGCAAAGCACTATACAACAGATCGCCTTCGCGGTGAATTCGCTATCGAGAAGGTGTTTGCTCCAGGCGAGGTAAACTGGACATACACCATGTTCGACCGCTTCCTCATCGGTGGTGCTGAGCCAACAACCGCTCCTCTGAAGCTGACTTCTATCGCTCCTCTCTATACAGACAAGCCAAACGATCAGAAGAATCTGCTCGACAACCGCGAGTTGGGTATCATCAACATCGGTGGCGAGGGTACTGTTACCGTTGACGGCAAGAAGTATACACTCGGTTTCCAGGAGGCTCTCTATGTAGGTCGTGGTGCCAAGAACATCGAGGTAAGCAGCAAGAATGCAGCTAAGCCAGCTAAGTTCTATATGAACAGTGCTTGCGCTCATCAGACATATCCTACCAAGAAGGTTACCCTGAAAGATGCCAACAACATCAAGGCTGGTAGCCTGAAGGAGAGCAACGACCGCGTAATCCACCAGTTGATTATCGATGGTGTAGCCGGTGTTCGTACCTGCCAGTTGCAGATGGGTGTTACTGAGTTGAAGGAGGGTTCTGTATGGAACACTATGCCAGCTCATACTCATCTCCGCCGTATGGAGACTTACCTTTATTATAATGTACCAGAGGGTCAGAAGATTCTCCACGTAATGGGTGAACCACAGGAGACACGTCCTATCTGGTTGAACAACGAGCAGGCTGTGATTTCTCCAGAGTGGTCTATCCACTGTGCAGCAGGTACCAGCAACTATACCTTTATCTGGGGTATGGCAGGTGAGAATCTGATCTACAACGATATGCAGGTAGTGAAGATTCCTACATTGGAATAA
- a CDS encoding nitroreductase family protein, whose protein sequence is MESIKNRTSIRKYAEKEVSEELLNRLLEEAERTPTMGNLQLYSVVVTRSEEGKKALAPAHFNQPMVTEAPVVLTICADYRRTTLWAENRKGTPGYDNILSFMNAATDALLFTQTFTNLAEEAGLGTCFLGTTVYMPKMIIDTLKLPKLVMPVATLTIGWPAEHPALSDRLPLRSIIHHEHFEDYTPEKIDDFYAEKEALEENKEFVRINNVETLAQVFTDIRYTKKDCEAMSVGFIEALKQQGFI, encoded by the coding sequence ATGGAATCAATTAAGAACAGAACAAGCATCAGAAAATATGCAGAGAAGGAAGTATCTGAAGAACTCCTGAACCGCCTTTTGGAAGAGGCAGAGCGCACCCCGACAATGGGAAACCTGCAGCTTTACAGCGTTGTGGTAACAAGAAGTGAAGAAGGAAAGAAGGCACTGGCGCCAGCCCACTTCAACCAGCCGATGGTAACAGAAGCCCCTGTCGTCCTCACCATCTGTGCCGATTATCGCCGCACAACCCTCTGGGCAGAGAACCGCAAGGGAACCCCGGGCTATGACAACATTCTCTCTTTTATGAATGCAGCTACCGATGCCCTTCTCTTTACCCAGACCTTCACCAATCTGGCAGAAGAGGCTGGCTTGGGTACTTGCTTCCTGGGAACTACGGTTTATATGCCAAAGATGATCATCGACACCCTGAAACTCCCTAAGCTTGTAATGCCAGTAGCCACATTGACCATCGGATGGCCGGCAGAACATCCAGCCCTGAGCGACCGTCTCCCTCTGCGCAGCATCATCCACCACGAGCATTTCGAGGATTATACCCCAGAGAAGATTGACGATTTCTATGCAGAGAAGGAAGCTCTGGAAGAAAACAAGGAGTTCGTTCGCATCAACAACGTAGAGACCCTAGCCCAGGTTTTTACCGACATCCGATACACAAAGAAGGATTGCGAGGCGATGAGCGTTGGGTTTATCGAAGCCCTCAAGCAACAAGGATTTATTTAA
- a CDS encoding YfhO family protein translates to MKFLKKYLLDILVVIAFAIISFVYFMPADMDGRILFRHDAAAGKGLGHEKELFQQQTGETTRWTNSVFGGMPTYQMSPSYDSNQVLSQIVKAYHLWLPDYVWYVFVYLLGFYIMLRAFNFRQSLAALGSIIWAFSSYFFIIIAAGHIWKVWALAYLPPMIAGVVLAYRGKYLKGLLLTAIFSAFEVQANHVQMTYYYLFIILFMVIAFLVDAIKKGELARFGKATAVCVVGALIGISLNLSNLYHTWQYGQETMRGKSELVKKNAANQTSSGLDRDYITQWSYGIDETWTLMIPDAKGGASVPLAQNQQAMEKADPNFVQIYQQLGQYWGNQPGTSGPVYVGAFVCMLFILGLFIVKGPMKWALFAATILSILLAWGRNFMPFTNFFLDYVPMYAKFRTVASILVIAEFTIPLLAMMALKKIVDEPEILTEKIKYVYASFGLTAGFCLLFAIMPGVFFPDFVSVQETQALQQLPQEYISPIMSNLTDIRKGIFTSDCWRSFWIILIGSALLMLFKMKKLGKEYMIAGIAVLCLVDMWMVNKRYLYDDMFVDKAQRDTPQQMTETDKIICRDKALDYRVLNLASNTFNENETSYYHKSIGGYHPAKLRRYQEMIDAHIAPEMQKTMQAVAAAGGDMTKVNGDSIYPVLNMLNTKYFIMPLQGGQTVPVQNPYAYGNAWFVDEVKYVNNANEEIDGVGKVNLRHVAVADAKFKEQLAQSVKQDDTSVVKMTQYKPNNLTYEVKSSKGGVIVFSEIYYPGWTAMVDGQPAELGRVNYILRALNVKAGNHKVVLDFHPQSLKNTETVAYIGYGVLALLIIIGVVVEVRKRKKASPEVNE, encoded by the coding sequence ATGAAATTTTTGAAGAAGTATCTACTGGATATTCTGGTAGTTATTGCATTTGCAATCATCTCCTTCGTCTACTTTATGCCTGCCGATATGGACGGACGAATCCTCTTCCGTCATGATGCAGCGGCAGGAAAGGGACTGGGACACGAAAAGGAACTCTTCCAGCAGCAGACGGGAGAGACTACACGATGGACGAACTCGGTGTTTGGCGGTATGCCTACCTATCAGATGTCGCCTTCGTATGACAGTAATCAGGTGCTCAGCCAGATTGTGAAGGCATATCATCTGTGGTTGCCAGACTATGTTTGGTATGTCTTTGTATACCTCCTGGGCTTCTATATCATGCTGCGTGCCTTCAACTTCAGACAGTCGCTGGCGGCGCTGGGAAGTATCATCTGGGCATTCTCGTCCTACTTTTTCATCATCATCGCTGCCGGACATATCTGGAAGGTATGGGCGCTGGCTTATCTGCCGCCGATGATTGCGGGCGTGGTGCTTGCCTATCGGGGCAAGTATCTCAAGGGACTGCTCCTTACTGCCATCTTCTCGGCTTTCGAGGTGCAGGCTAACCACGTGCAGATGACTTATTACTACCTCTTTATCATCCTCTTCATGGTGATTGCCTTCCTGGTAGATGCCATCAAGAAAGGTGAACTCGCACGTTTCGGAAAGGCTACGGCGGTATGCGTGGTGGGTGCCCTCATCGGTATCTCGCTCAACCTCTCGAACCTTTATCATACCTGGCAGTATGGTCAGGAAACCATGCGTGGAAAGAGTGAACTTGTAAAGAAAAATGCGGCTAACCAGACCAGCAGCGGTCTGGATAGAGACTATATCACACAGTGGAGCTACGGTATCGACGAAACCTGGACGCTGATGATTCCGGATGCCAAGGGCGGTGCCTCCGTGCCGCTGGCGCAGAACCAGCAGGCTATGGAGAAGGCAGATCCTAACTTTGTGCAGATTTACCAGCAGCTGGGACAGTACTGGGGCAACCAGCCGGGAACGAGCGGACCGGTATATGTAGGCGCTTTCGTCTGCATGCTCTTTATCCTCGGTCTGTTTATCGTGAAGGGGCCGATGAAGTGGGCGCTGTTCGCTGCCACCATTCTGAGCATCCTGCTCGCCTGGGGTAGAAACTTCATGCCGTTTACCAATTTCTTCCTCGATTATGTGCCGATGTATGCCAAGTTCCGAACGGTGGCATCTATCCTGGTTATCGCAGAATTCACCATCCCGCTCCTGGCGATGATGGCGCTGAAGAAGATTGTAGATGAGCCGGAGATTCTGACAGAGAAGATAAAATATGTATATGCCAGCTTTGGTCTGACAGCAGGCTTCTGTCTGCTCTTTGCCATCATGCCGGGCGTATTCTTCCCAGATTTCGTATCGGTACAGGAGACACAGGCGCTGCAGCAGTTGCCTCAGGAGTATATCTCTCCAATCATGAGCAATCTGACGGATATCCGCAAGGGCATCTTCACATCCGACTGCTGGCGTTCGTTCTGGATCATCCTCATCGGTTCGGCACTGCTGATGCTCTTCAAGATGAAGAAGCTGGGCAAGGAATATATGATTGCCGGTATCGCTGTGCTCTGTCTGGTGGATATGTGGATGGTGAACAAGCGCTATCTCTACGATGATATGTTCGTAGACAAGGCGCAGCGCGATACACCGCAGCAGATGACCGAGACCGACAAGATTATCTGCCGTGACAAGGCACTCGACTACCGTGTGCTGAATCTGGCATCGAATACATTCAATGAGAACGAGACCTCTTACTACCACAAGAGCATCGGCGGTTATCATCCAGCCAAGCTCCGTCGCTACCAGGAGATGATTGATGCTCACATCGCTCCTGAAATGCAGAAGACGATGCAGGCGGTAGCTGCTGCGGGCGGCGATATGACCAAGGTGAACGGCGACAGTATCTATCCGGTATTGAACATGCTGAACACCAAATACTTCATCATGCCGCTGCAGGGCGGACAGACCGTTCCGGTTCAGAATCCGTATGCCTACGGCAATGCATGGTTCGTAGACGAGGTGAAGTATGTGAACAATGCCAACGAGGAAATCGATGGTGTGGGCAAGGTGAACCTCCGACATGTGGCTGTGGCTGATGCCAAGTTTAAGGAACAGCTGGCGCAGAGCGTGAAGCAGGATGATACTTCGGTGGTGAAGATGACGCAGTATAAGCCGAACAACCTGACTTACGAGGTGAAGTCGAGCAAGGGCGGCGTGATCGTATTCTCTGAGATTTACTATCCGGGCTGGACGGCTATGGTTGATGGACAGCCGGCTGAGCTGGGCAGAGTGAACTATATTCTGCGTGCGCTGAACGTGAAGGCTGGTAACCACAAAGTGGTTCTCGATTTCCATCCTCAGTCGCTCAAGAATACCGAGACGGTGGCTTACATCGGTTATGGCGTTCTGGCTCTCCTTATTATAATAGGTGTAGTGGTTGAGGTGAGAAAACGCAAGAAGGCTTCTCCGGAAGTGAATGAATAA
- a CDS encoding PTS galactitol transporter subunit IIC, whose amino-acid sequence MEQVFSYIISLGASVMMPIIFTVIGLCIGMKFGKALKSGLFVGVGFVGLGVVTALLTTNFNDPLKAISDIYHLQLNVFDMGWPAAAAVAYNTAVGALIIPICLGVNFLMLITKTTRTVNIDLWNYWHFAFIGAVAYFVMGQSLLWGYFAAIVCYINTLVCADLTADRFQKYYDLDGISIPQPFCQSFMPFAIVFNKLFDMIPGFSKLDIDAEGLKKKFGVLGEPLVLGVIVGALIGWAAQLDIKKILFLGVTMGAVMELIPRITALFIDGLKPISEKTQELVKTKFNGKKVHIGMSPALVIGHPTTLVASVILIPVILAIAVFLPGNQFLPLASLAGMFYLFPIILPFTRGNVVKTLIIGLVTLVIGLYFVTDMAPDFTLAANQVYAATGDNAAHIPDGFSGGALDFASSLFGWVIYRGVKLSYVGMGVLAVITVAMMVINRQRIVKEEKSKKVKG is encoded by the coding sequence ATGGAACAAGTATTTAGCTATATTATCAGTCTCGGTGCGAGCGTGATGATGCCTATCATCTTCACGGTCATCGGTCTGTGTATTGGCATGAAATTCGGAAAGGCTCTGAAGTCGGGACTCTTCGTAGGCGTGGGTTTCGTAGGCTTGGGCGTGGTAACAGCATTGCTGACTACCAACTTCAACGACCCATTGAAGGCTATTTCTGACATCTACCACCTACAGTTAAACGTTTTTGACATGGGATGGCCTGCAGCTGCAGCTGTAGCTTACAATACAGCAGTGGGCGCATTGATTATCCCAATATGTCTGGGTGTCAACTTCTTGATGTTGATTACTAAGACAACACGTACAGTGAATATCGACCTCTGGAACTACTGGCACTTCGCCTTTATCGGTGCGGTGGCTTACTTCGTGATGGGCCAGAGTTTGCTCTGGGGCTATTTCGCAGCCATCGTCTGCTACATCAACACGCTGGTTTGTGCAGACCTGACAGCCGACAGATTCCAGAAATATTATGATTTGGATGGTATCTCAATTCCGCAGCCATTCTGCCAGAGTTTCATGCCATTCGCAATCGTTTTCAATAAACTCTTCGATATGATTCCGGGCTTCTCTAAGCTCGATATTGATGCAGAGGGACTGAAGAAGAAGTTTGGTGTGCTCGGCGAGCCACTGGTACTCGGCGTTATCGTAGGTGCCCTGATAGGTTGGGCAGCCCAGCTCGATATCAAGAAGATTCTCTTCCTGGGTGTAACGATGGGAGCCGTGATGGAGTTGATTCCTCGTATTACAGCCCTGTTTATCGATGGTTTGAAGCCTATCTCAGAGAAGACACAGGAGTTGGTGAAGACCAAGTTTAACGGCAAGAAGGTTCATATCGGTATGAGTCCTGCCCTGGTTATCGGCCATCCTACTACTCTGGTAGCATCTGTGATTCTGATTCCGGTTATCCTGGCTATCGCAGTCTTCCTGCCAGGCAACCAGTTCTTGCCTTTGGCATCGTTGGCAGGTATGTTCTACCTCTTCCCAATAATTCTGCCGTTTACAAGAGGTAATGTGGTGAAGACGCTTATCATCGGTCTGGTAACTCTCGTCATCGGTCTCTACTTCGTTACCGATATGGCACCCGACTTTACGCTGGCAGCCAACCAGGTTTATGCAGCTACAGGCGATAATGCCGCTCATATCCCTGACGGATTCTCAGGCGGTGCACTCGATTTCGCATCCTCTCTCTTCGGATGGGTTATCTATCGCGGTGTGAAGCTTTCATACGTAGGTATGGGTGTTCTTGCAGTCATCACGGTAGCCATGATGGTTATCAACCGTCAGCGCATCGTGAAGGAGGAAAAAAGTAAAAAGGTAAAAGGGTAA
- a CDS encoding bifunctional UDP-N-acetylmuramoyl-tripeptide:D-alanyl-D-alanine ligase/alanine racemase: MTYTIEKVTTLIGARRYGDNDTNIGFILTDSRSLCFPEETLFFALKSERNDGHNYIPELYRRGVKNFVVTNVPKGYASDYPGANFLKVVNTLEALQRLAERHRDEFNIPIVGITGSNGKTMVKEWLYQLLSPSMFVTRSPRSYNSQIGVPLSVWLMNEQTQVGVFEAGISMPGEMLALRDIIQPTIAVLTNLGAAHQENFSSMEEKCREKLILFHDAETVIYDGDDEVINKVIAEYPDYKGEKLFWSLKNAEAPFYVKNIEKQQSVSVITYIYKGEEDSFSIPFIDDASVQNAIISAVVASKLGLSAEDIDKRMAQLEPVAMRLEVKVGQHGCTLINDSYNSDINSLDIALDFMNRRPDHRGRRHTLILSDIYQSGQEPEALYKEVSDLARKRGVVKFIGIGPELCKQHDEIQISEKFFFPNVEEFIASEVFASLRDEVILLKGARQFGFDQLTELLVQKVHETTLEVNLNAVVANLNYYRAFMKPETKLVCMIKADGYGAGAVEIAKTLQDHRVDYLAVAVADEGVTLRKNGITSNIMIMNPEMTAFKTMFDYDLEPEVYSFRLLDALIKAAEKEGVTGFPVHIKLDTGMHRMGFDPENDMEELIGKLKHQNAIIPRSVFSHFVGSDDDSFDDFSAHQFELFDKGSKQLQAAFDHKILRHICNSAGIEHFPERQLDMCRLGLGLYGINSRNNKTINCVSTLKTTILQMHNVKAGDSVGYSRKTILDRDSVIAAIPIGYADGLNRRLGNRHAYCLVNGQKADYVGNICMDVAMIDVTDIPCKEGDSVEIFGEHLPVQTLSDILETIPYEVLTTISNRVKRVYFQD, encoded by the coding sequence ATGACATATACTATTGAAAAGGTAACCACACTGATAGGTGCGCGTCGCTATGGAGACAATGATACCAACATCGGTTTTATCCTGACCGATAGTCGTTCACTTTGTTTCCCAGAGGAAACTCTGTTCTTTGCGCTCAAGTCGGAGCGCAATGATGGTCATAACTACATCCCTGAGCTGTATCGCAGAGGTGTGAAAAACTTTGTTGTAACGAATGTGCCTAAGGGCTATGCTTCTGATTATCCGGGAGCCAACTTCCTGAAGGTAGTAAACACGCTCGAGGCTCTCCAGCGTCTGGCTGAGCGCCATCGTGACGAGTTCAACATCCCTATCGTAGGCATCACGGGTTCAAACGGCAAGACCATGGTCAAGGAGTGGCTCTACCAGCTGCTCTCGCCAAGCATGTTTGTTACCCGCAGTCCGCGCAGTTACAACTCTCAGATAGGTGTGCCATTGTCGGTATGGCTGATGAACGAGCAGACCCAGGTGGGCGTTTTCGAGGCAGGTATCAGTATGCCTGGCGAAATGCTTGCCCTGCGTGACATCATCCAGCCAACCATCGCCGTACTGACCAATCTGGGTGCTGCGCATCAGGAGAACTTCTCTTCCATGGAGGAGAAATGCCGGGAGAAACTCATCCTCTTCCATGATGCAGAGACCGTAATCTATGATGGCGATGACGAGGTTATCAACAAGGTGATAGCCGAATATCCCGACTATAAAGGCGAGAAACTCTTCTGGTCGCTCAAGAATGCGGAGGCTCCTTTCTATGTGAAGAACATCGAGAAGCAGCAGAGCGTGAGCGTGATTACCTATATATATAAAGGTGAGGAAGACAGTTTCTCTATCCCGTTCATCGACGATGCATCTGTACAGAATGCCATCATCTCTGCTGTCGTGGCATCGAAACTCGGTCTTTCGGCTGAAGATATCGACAAGCGCATGGCACAGCTCGAACCTGTGGCAATGAGACTGGAGGTGAAGGTTGGACAGCACGGATGTACGCTGATCAACGACAGCTACAACAGTGATATCAACTCGCTTGATATCGCCCTCGACTTCATGAACCGCCGTCCAGACCATCGCGGTCGTCGCCATACACTGATATTGAGCGACATCTACCAGAGCGGTCAGGAACCGGAGGCTTTATATAAAGAGGTGAGCGATTTAGCCCGTAAACGTGGCGTGGTAAAGTTCATCGGTATCGGTCCTGAGCTCTGCAAGCAGCACGATGAGATTCAGATTTCAGAGAAGTTCTTCTTCCCGAATGTAGAGGAATTCATCGCCAGCGAGGTGTTTGCTTCCCTGCGCGATGAGGTGATTCTGCTGAAGGGCGCCCGCCAGTTTGGCTTTGACCAGCTCACCGAACTGCTGGTACAGAAGGTACACGAGACTACGCTGGAGGTGAACCTGAATGCCGTGGTAGCCAATCTGAACTACTACCGTGCGTTTATGAAGCCGGAAACCAAGCTGGTATGCATGATCAAGGCAGACGGCTACGGTGCAGGTGCCGTGGAGATAGCCAAGACCCTGCAGGATCATCGTGTAGACTATCTGGCTGTGGCTGTAGCCGATGAGGGCGTTACGCTGCGCAAGAACGGCATCACCAGCAACATCATGATCATGAATCCGGAGATGACCGCCTTCAAGACCATGTTCGATTACGACCTGGAGCCGGAGGTTTACTCTTTCCGTCTGCTCGATGCGCTCATCAAGGCAGCTGAGAAAGAGGGAGTAACCGGTTTCCCTGTCCATATCAAGCTGGATACCGGCATGCACCGCATGGGCTTCGACCCTGAGAACGATATGGAGGAACTCATCGGCAAGCTGAAGCACCAGAATGCCATCATCCCACGTTCTGTGTTCTCTCACTTCGTGGGTAGCGATGACGACAGCTTCGATGATTTCTCAGCTCATCAGTTTGAACTCTTCGACAAGGGCAGCAAGCAGTTGCAGGCAGCCTTCGACCATAAGATTTTGCGCCATATCTGCAATTCGGCAGGTATCGAGCACTTCCCGGAGCGCCAGCTGGATATGTGCCGTCTGGGACTCGGACTCTATGGCATCAATTCGCGCAACAACAAGACCATCAACTGCGTGAGCACCCTGAAGACAACCATTCTGCAGATGCACAACGTGAAGGCAGGTGACAGTGTGGGCTACAGCCGCAAGACCATTCTCGACAGAGACAGCGTCATCGCAGCCATCCCTATCGGGTATGCTGACGGACTGAACCGCCGTCTGGGCAACCGTCATGCCTACTGTCTGGTGAACGGTCAGAAGGCAGATTATGTGGGCAACATCTGTATGGATGTGGCTATGATAGACGTGACCGACATCCCTTGCAAGGAAGGAGATTCGGTAGAAATCTTCGGCGAGCATCTGCCTGTCCAGACTCTGAGCGATATCCTCGAGACCATCCCTTACGAGGTGCTGACCACCATCAGCAACCGTGTGAAGAGAGTTTACTTCCAGGACTAG